One Desulfobulbaceae bacterium DB1 genomic window, AGGCGAATATTGCAATGTTTTTTGTTAAATTTCAACATGTTATTTTATTATACAGACGATTTTTACTGCAAAAATTTCACGGATTCAGGTATAAACCATCCACCAAAGAAGACAGGTAATTTTCCAATTCGAAACCGATCCCATTTGCAGTATAATCAGCACAGCGCAAAAAATTGCTGAATCGAGGGCCAGCCCATGAAGATTGAAAAAAAATATATTACCGCCATTGAAAACCTCATTCCTCGGCCGGACCTCGCCCTTGACGTACTGAACATCGCCCACAATCAGGACTGCGACGTCACAAAACTGGCCAAAAAGATCGAGCAGGACCCAAGTCTCACCGCCAACATGCTGCGCATGGCCAATTCCTCGTACTTCGGGCACATGAAAGAAATTTCATCCATCAAGGACATCATTGTTCGGTTGGGATTCGACACGGTGAAACTGCTGGCCATCACCGGGGCTTCGGCGGGCATCCTCAACAGCCCTCAGGAAGCGTACGACCTCGACCCCGATGAGCTGTGGAATCACTCCCTTGCCACCGCCATCCTCGCCGCTTGTATCGGTAAACATGCCGGCCTTGAAAAAACCTTCTCCATTTATACGGCGGCACTGCTCCATGACGTGGGCAAGGTCGTGCTCAACAAATCCCTGTTAACCCAGTGCCGAAAAAAGAAAAACCAAAAGACATTCTCCTCGCTCATCGCTCTCGAACGCTTTTTTCTCGACACGGATCACGCCAAAGTCGGCCGCGCCCTTCTTGAGGCCTGGGGCCTTCCCGAAAGCATCACCGTGCCGGTGGGACTCCACCATGAACCAGGCGACGGGAAGGACGTGCCCATGGAAGTCAATATCGTCTTTCTTGCCAACTTTCTGACTGAAGGCATGGGAATCCGTTGCGCGCAACCCGACCTGTGCCGTTTCGAGGTACACGAATTTCTCCAACACAACCGGAACCTGCCTGATATCCCGAACTTTTCAGCCGACATGGACGCCATCATGGCGGAATTCCTTCAGCAGTTCAACGAGACCACCTTTGCCGCGCAGTAGGCGGCCGCATGGATTTTTGACTATTTTCACCCTGAAGGGTGAAACGTTTTTTTGCCTAATTAAAAAATGCATGTTCTGATTTGTGCAATCTGTGGCTGGAGGATATCAACTTAATAAACGGCGTTTCCCTGTCCAGACAAAACGTGCCACCTCAATTTCATGTTTTTCGATATACTTCCTGAATTTATCTTTCAAATCTGACAATTACAGTTAGAATCCTACCTCTTTTTGGTGTCGAATCGTCAGCACGGTAACGAAATCGCCGTCGTAGCGGTACAACACGATATAGCCGCTGTCGCCAAAGTCGATCAGCAATTCTCTATATTCCGGATCCAAGTTGTCGGCAGGACGTCCGATCTGTGGCTGCTGCCCAAGTGCTTGCACCGCTTTCTTGATAATGGCAGCGGCACGCTTTGCCACATCTGAGCTTTTCGGGCGTAAGAACTCGCGCAACCTTTCCAGGTCGCGTAACGCTCGCGGCGCAAATCTCACTTGTGGCATATGGGCGCAGCCTTTTCGTTTTCTTCGCCCCACGTATCAAGCCACGTGGAAACTTCATCCCCGGTCACATGCAAGCCGGTTTCCTGGTATTCCTCCCACGCATTAATGGCATCTTGTCGGAAGGATTCGCGCTTTTCCTCGCGCTCAAGGTATTGCTGGATAGCCTCGCGCATCACCCAATGTGCTGTACGGCGGTGTGTTTCGGCTAAATGTTCGATTCGGGCGCGTGTTTCTTGATCCAATTTTACAGATACGGTTTTAGCAGCAGTAGCAGGCATGACATTTTCTCCATAAAGTAACAATAAGTGTTATTTGGTAACACCAATTATAACAACTCATGCTTGGTGTGTCAATTTATTGTGCAATTGGATTTTTGATTGCATTCTTTTGCTCTTGGTCTATCCGGATTCAGAACTTTTGCA contains:
- a CDS encoding plasmid stabilization protein — encoded protein: MPQVRFAPRALRDLERLREFLRPKSSDVAKRAAAIIKKAVQALGQQPQIGRPADNLDPEYRELLIDFGDSGYIVLYRYDGDFVTVLTIRHQKEVGF
- a CDS encoding CopG family transcriptional regulator, with the translated sequence MPATAAKTVSVKLDQETRARIEHLAETHRRTAHWVMREAIQQYLEREEKRESFRQDAINAWEEYQETGLHVTGDEVSTWLDTWGEENEKAAPICHK